The genomic segment ACGTGCTCCAGGCGGACGGCGGCACGCGCACGGCGTCGATCACGGGCGCGTTCGTCGCGCTGATGGACGCCTGCGCCTATCTCGTCGATCAGGAGAAGATCGACGCGGTCCCGATCAACGCATTCGTCGCGGCGACGAGTGTCGGGATCGTTAACGGCACGCCCGTCCTCGACCTCTGCTACCGCGAGGACTCCGCCGCCGACGTGGATATGAACGTCGTCATGACGCAGAAGGGCGCGTTCGTCGAGCTCCAGGGTACGGCGGAGCAGGACCCCTTCACGCGCGCCCAGATGGACGAGATGCTCGCTCTCGCCCAGCACGGCATCACACAGTTGATCGACGTGCAGCAGCGCGCCCTCGGACCGTCCAAGTGAGACTCGTTCTCGCCACGGGCAACCCTCACAAGCTCGGTGAAGTGCGAGCGATCCTGGCTCTCCTGGGGCTCAGCCGGATCGACCTGCGCGCGGCGTCGGACTATCAGCAAGTCGTCATGCCCGAAGAGACCGGCGCGACGTTCGCCGAAAACGCGCGCCTCAAGGCGGAAGCCGTCGCCGCCGTCGTCGACGAGTGGGTCATCGCCGACGATTCGGGGCTCGTCGTCGATGCGCTGGGCGGCAAGCCGGGGGTTCGCTCGGCGCGATACGCGGGAGAGGGAGCTCCCGATACCGCGCACGTCAGGAAGCTGCTCGACGCGATGTCGGACGTCCCGAGGGGCGAACGGAGCGCGCGCTTTGTGTGCGTCGTCGCGTTGGCTCGCCAGGGTGAGGAGACACGGATCGTCGAGGGCTACTGCGAGGGAAGGATCGCGCCCTATCCGCGAGGAGCCAGCGGGTTCGGGTACGATCCCGTGTTCGAAATCCCGGGAATCGGTCTGACGATGTCGGAGCTGGGAGCCGTGACCAAGAACCAGATCAGCCACCGCTCGCAGGCGTTGGCTCGCCTCGCGCCGCTGCTGTCCGAGCTTGCGCCGAATGCCGCACCAGCTTGAATGCCGTGGAGCGTGTCGCTACCATGTGTGGTGTCGGGGCGTAGCGCAGCCCGGTAGCGCATCTGCTTTGGGAGCAGAGGGTCGCTGGTTCAAATCCAGTCGCCCCGACCATCCCGGGCCCTGGCGGCCGCACGTTGGGTCTTGTGCCGCGCTGGCCGTCCGCTGTCTGTGACCGTCACTGAACGCTCCACATCGGCGGCTATCAGGTCTGCGCGAAATGGCTCAAAGACCGCAAAGGTCGCTTCCTCTCACCTGAGGATATCGAACACTATCACCGCATCGTCGTCGCTCTCCACGAGACGATTCGCATCATGAGGGAGATTGATGAGGTGATTGAGGAGCATGGCGGCTGGCCCGGAGCTTTTTCGGGCGGTCACTCAGGATGACGTATGCGATGAAATCCCAAGTGATTCATCAACAACTCAATCTTCTTGCATCGCACCTCGATAGCGTTAACGAGATCTTTCGCCTGAAGCTGATCTGGCTATTCGTTATTTCGCCCCAATGCGACAGAACATTCTTCTTTGACCCAAACTTCACTGATCCAAACTACAATCCGCCAAAACGCGTGATCGAGATACGAACGACGAACACAGCGTTACGTCCACTTTATGACCCCTTTTTGACGGAGATACGCCGTTCATATCTAAACGACCTATATCTAGTTACATCGCGTCAGCTGATCATAGTACGGAATATCCTCGACAATAAAATCCCGCCGGAACCGGAATTCAACAATAACACTTACGATGGTGCGATCTGTCTCTTGAATCGATACGTGTCAAAACAAGACGCCGCGTTCTTGAAGTTCTTCCGTCAGATCCGAAATTCGGTAGTCCACTACGACGGCAATCACAACGCAAGGAACAAACTAGATTTTGTCTATCGCGGGAGGTCATTTGAGACGAGCACCAACGACATTGGGTCGCAGATACAGTTCTCGATTTCCGACCTTATCGGGTTCTATGAGGAACTACGCCGAATATTCGATTTCTCGAATCTTTCTCAGAATCCGGCGTTTCTTCGTTAAGTACCGGATGCCATCCGGGCTCCATACCCGATGTGAAACCGCCTGAAACAGACGGAAACGGATAGAAGGCAGAGCGTCCGAAAACCCCGATGGCCGTTGAACGGAATGAGCTATCCTGAACCGTCCTGAATCGGTCACTCCTGCTTCGGAGCAGGGGCGGCGAGAGCTGGTGATTCGAACGAGGACTGTCAAATGTCTGGTGTCCGTCCGGTGTCCAAACCGCGTGTGAAGCGGGCTGAAATCGGCTGCAACGGACTGGAACCGAACCCGCTGAAAACCCGCATTGGCACTGGATTTCGTGAACTATACGGAACTGTTGAGAAGTCGCCACATCTGCTTTGGGAGCAGAGGGTCGCTGGTTCAAATCCAGTCGCCCCGACCATCCGTAGTCTCCTGCGGATCGTGCCTTAGCAGGACTTTCCGTTCCCGCGAGACTCACACCCAGAGATGCCGTGAGACGATGAGCGACCGAGCCGCCCCCACCCACGAACAGCAGGCGCGCGAGAAGATCACCGAGATGGTGCGGCGCATCCGCGACGAAATCCGTCCCGACCGCATCATCCTGTTCGGCTCCTACGCCCGGGGAACCGCCGGACCGGACAGCGACGTCGATCTGCTCGACGATCTCCGGCAGGCGGTCGTCCATGTGCAGGATTCGGCGTAGCGCGTCGAGCATCCGGCTTCGGAACAGCTTGGACGCTAGAAACTGCTTCACGTCGATCAACGACGGCATGCCATTGCCGATCAGCGGCGCGCCGCGAAGGACGGCGTAGAGCACCTGTCGGAGATAGCGGACTTGTCGGGGCGTCTGCTTGGTCGCGCGCTCTTCGGAGGTGTCGTCTACGATCTGCGAGAGGTCGGCGCACAGACGGTACTCGTCGCGGTAGATCGAGCCGCTCGTATCGAGCAGATTCAGAGTTTCGGGGGTATCCTTGACACGGATAACACTCAGGCGATGACGTTCATCGTAGGGAATCCTCCGGATCAGTTCGGCGGATTCGTCGCCTTTCGTGTCGAAGAAAGCGACACCGCCGTATCGTTGGAAGCCGAGAGCGAGGTTCAGAACGCTCGTGCTCTTGCCGCTGCCGCTCGCGCCGCCAACCAAGAGATGCTGGTTCAGGATGGAGAGCGGTAGTCCGACGGGATCGGGAACGGAGCGAGAGAAGGTGTAGCCGATCGGGAAGAAGGGGGTTCCCCTCTCGTTTATCATGGGTGATGCCTCCTCGTGAAGTCGCGTTGGGCGATGAGGTGCGGCAACCGCGCCCGCTCCAAGAGCGAACTGCGAACTACAGGAGACGGGAAGGAAGCCAAAGCCGCCATTTCATCGGCGTTCAAGAGCAGTCCTTCGCCGCGCGAGCGTCGCCCAAGCCACTCGTCGCGCCCGACGGGACGGTGGTTCCACACGAGCCGTTGTTCCCACGTCGGGAACGCTCCGATGAAGGCGTTGTAGAGTCCGCGCACGGTCGCTTCGCCCGAACCGAAGACGCGGGCGGACACGACGAACATCTCCGGCGTCATCTTCGCCTCGATTTCTGCGGGCGTCGGGAGAAGGGGCGCGATGATGTCCGTTCCGGGTTCCCGCCGCCAGAGCGCGAGATGCCGTCGGATATGCCGAAGTGGACGACGAGAAGATCGGCGTCTGCTTCACGGCGAACCTGCTCGCCGAATACCCCGACATTGAAAAGCGGGGAGCGTTCATCCGCCAGGGCTTCGCCCTCCTGAACACACCCGACTCGGAAGGCGAAGGCTACCGGAAACTCCGCGTCGTCGAGAAGGACAAGGTCTGGGTGATCTGGGAT from the Candidatus Poribacteria bacterium genome contains:
- a CDS encoding ribonuclease PH, whose protein sequence is MARVDGRQPNELRPVSIVRRFTKFAPGSVLISVGDTQVLCTASIDDRPPRFMEEQNVRGRGWVTAEYSMLPGSTPERSSRESSRGRVGGRTHEIQRLIGRALRSVTDLDALGERTIWLDCDVLQADGGTRTASITGAFVALMDACAYLVDQEKIDAVPINAFVAATSVGIVNGTPVLDLCYREDSAADVDMNVVMTQKGAFVELQGTAEQDPFTRAQMDEMLALAQHGITQLIDVQQRALGPSK
- the rdgB gene encoding RdgB/HAM1 family non-canonical purine NTP pyrophosphatase; translation: MRLVLATGNPHKLGEVRAILALLGLSRIDLRAASDYQQVVMPEETGATFAENARLKAEAVAAVVDEWVIADDSGLVVDALGGKPGVRSARYAGEGAPDTAHVRKLLDAMSDVPRGERSARFVCVVALARQGEETRIVEGYCEGRIAPYPRGASGFGYDPVFEIPGIGLTMSELGAVTKNQISHRSQALARLAPLLSELAPNAAPA
- a CDS encoding nucleotidyltransferase domain-containing protein; translation: MSDRAAPTHEQQAREKITEMVRRIRDEIRPDRIILFGSYARGTAGPDSDVDLLDDLRQAVVHVQDSA